Below is a window of Pseudarthrobacter equi DNA.
AACGAGGCCGCCCTGCTGACCGCGCGCTCCAACGCCAACCTCATTGACGACCGCGCCCTGGACGAGGCAATCGACCGCGTGATGGCCGGCCCCCAGAAGCGCAGCCGGGTCATGAAGGAACACGAACGCAAGATCACCGCCTACCACGAAGGCGGCCACGCCCTGGTGGCGGCTGCCCTGCGGAACTCGGCCCCGGTCACCAAGATCACCATCCTTCCCCGCGGCCGTGCCCTGGGCTACACCATGGTGGTTCCGGACAACGACAAGTACTCCGTCACCCGCAACGAGCTCCTGGACCAGATGGCGTACGCCATGGGCGGCCGCGTGGCCGAGGAGATCGTGTTCCACGATCCGTCCACCGGCGCCTCGAACGACATCGAGAAGGCCACCGGCACCGCCCGCAAGATGGTCACCGAATACGGCATGAGCGAACGCGTGGGTGCCGTGCGCCTGGGCCAGGGCGGCGGCGAGCCGTTCCTGGGCCGCGACGCCGGGCACGAGCGCAACTACTCCGACCAGATCGCCTACGTGGTGGACGAGGAAGTGCGCCGCCTGATCGACCAGGCACACGACGAGGCGTACGCCATCCTCACCGAGAACCGAGACGTCCTGGACAGCCTCGCCCTTGAGCTGCTGGAGCGCGAAACCCTTAACCAGGCCGAAATCGCCGACATATTCCGTGACATCCGCAAGCGCGATTTCCGCGAGGTGTGGCTGTCCAAGGAATCCCGTCCGGTCCAGGCCGCGGGCCCCGTGGAATCCCACCAGGAGCGGGCAGAACGCGAGGCCCAGGAGGAAGCCAAGCAGGCCCGCCTGGAGGAGCCGCTGGACGCCCAGCCCCCGCATCCGCAGGGCGTTCCGGAAGACGCACCGTTCCAGGGAGGCGTCCCCGAATCGGGGCCGGACACCCTTCGCGGCTAAGCTTTCCCTGTGACTTCCTTCGACGACGACGCCGTTTCCGCCTCCGCCGCCTACCCGGCGGAGGACGGTTCCACCCATTCCCCGCACCACAAGGTGGACCGGCCAAGGATTGAAGCGGCTGTCCGCGAAATCCTCCTGGCCATCGGCGAGGACCCGGACCGTGGCGGCCTCATCGACACCCCCAAGCGGGTGGCGAAGGCGTACGCCGAGGTTTTTGCGGGACTGCACCACGACCCCGCGGACGTCCTGTCCACCACGTTCGAGCTGGACCATGAAGAACTGGTCCTGGTGAAGGACATCCCCTTCTACTCCACCTGCGAGCACCACCTGGTGCCGTTCCACGGTGTGGCCCACGTTGGCTACATTCCCTCCCATGACGGTAAGGTCACCGGGCTGAGCAAGCTGGCGCGGCTCGTGGACATCTACGCCCGCCGCCCCCAGGTTCAGGAGCGGCTCACCACGGAGATTGTCGAAGCGCTGGTCCTCCACCTCAAGCCGCGTGGGGCCATCGTCGTTGTCGAATGCGAGCACATGTGCATGTCAATGCGCGGTATCCGCAAGCCCGGAGCAAAGACCGTCACCAGTGCGGTCCGCGGGCAGCTTCATGACCCGGCCACCCGTGCCGAGGCCATGAGCCTCATCCTCGGAAGGTAACCACACAAGACCATGGACTCACTAGCTGCAGCCCCGGGAACCGGGCCCGCAACCTCGCCGCTGCCCATCCTGCGCAAACCGCGCCCGGCCGCGCGCTTCGAGGACCTGCCCACAGACCGCACCCTGGTCATGGGCATCCTCAATGTCACCCCTGATTCGTTCAGCGACGGCGGCAAGCACGCCACGGCGGACACCGCCATCGCCGCGGGCCTGCGCATGTTTTATGCCGGCGCTGACATCATCGACGTCGGCGGCGAATCGACCCGCCCCGGCGCTGAGGACGTCTCCCCGGACGAGGAACAAAAGCGTGTCCTCCCGGTCATCGAAGCACTGGTCAAGGCCGGTGCCCTGGTCAGCATCGACACCACCCACGCCGCCACCGCCGCCGCTGCCCTGAAGGCCGGAGCCGCCATCATCAACGACGTTTCCGGGCTGACCATCGAACCCGAAATGGCTGAACTCGTGGCCTCGTCCAAGGCGCCGTACATCCTCACCCACCGCCGCGGCGATGCCCGCACCATGAACTCCCTCGCGGAGTACACGGACGTGGCCGCTGAAGTGGTGGCGGAACTGGCCGGAGTGCGGGACAAGCTGTACGCGGCCGGCGTCAGCGCTGAGCAGATCATTGTCGATCCCGGCCTGGGTTTTGCGAAGAACGACGCCCAGAACTGGGAGCTGCTGCAGAACCTGGAGCAGCTGGAGGCCCTGGGCCACCGCGTCCTGGTGGCCGCCTCCCGCAAACGCTTCCTCGGCACCCTCCTGACGGTTGCCGGCAAATCCGCAGCCCCGGAAGAGCGTGACGGGGCCACGGCAGCCATCACGGCCATCAGCGCCGCCCGCGGCGCCTGGGCCGTCCGGGTGCACGACGTCGGATCCAGCCTTGACGCCGTCAAGGTCGCCGCGCGCATGGCGGCAGTACCCAAAGCACCGTAAGCGCCGGGGGACCCATGGACAGGATTACGCTGACCGGTGTGACGGCCGTCGGCCATCATGGTGTGTTTGATTTTGAGCGCCGCGAGGGCCAGCCTTTTGTTGTGGACGCCGTCCTGTATCTCGACTTCGCCGCTGCCGCGGCGTCCGACGACGTCAGCGACACCGCCCATTACGGCGAGGTGGCGCAGCGTATTACCGAGTGGATTTCCGGGGAGCCGCTGAACCTCATTGAGGCGCTGGCTGTCCGGATCGCCGACGGCCTGCTGTCCGAGTTCGGCCTCCAGGCCGTGGACATCACCGTGCACAAACCCCAGGCGCCCATCGAGGTGCCCTTTGGGGACGTAGCAGTGTCCGTGCATCGGAGACGGCCCTCCGTTGCTTCGGGCCGCCCGGTGGAACCCGCTTCCGAGGGCACCCCGTGAACGCGGTTTACACCAAGGCGGTCCTGGCCCTGGGAAGCAACCTCGGCGAACGCAACGACACCCTGTCCAGCGCGGTGGCTGACCTCGTTGACCCGCCGGAGGTCCGCCTCCTTGCGGTGTCCCCGATCATCCAGACCAAAGCCGTGGGCGGCCCGCCGGGGCAGCCTGACTTCCTGAACATGGTCCTCACCGTTGAAACCAGCCTGACCCCCCATGAGCTGCTGGAGCATTGCCAGGCGGTGGAGAACAAGCACCACCGTGTGCGCGAGGTGCGCTGGGGGCCGCGGACGCTCGACGTCGACATCATCACCTACGGCGACGTGCGCAGCGACGACCCCGTGCTGACCCTGCCGCACCCGCGCGCCGCCAGCCGGGCCTTCGTGCTGTACCCGTGGTCCCTGATCGACCCCGCAGCCACCCTTGAGGGGGAGCGCATCAGTGCCCTTGCGGCCCGGGCGGAGGACTACGGCGACCTTGCCCCGTTCGATGGTTTCGGCGACTTTGACGGGATGCCGACCGCCGGGGCGGTGACGGACCGTTGAAGCCCATCAACCCTCTGCGGCTGCTGCTGGTCGGCGTCATCCTGACCGTAGCCGGCTGGGCCGGAACGGTGATCACCAGCCGCTACGGTATGGCCACCCCGGTGCTGCCGGCCACCGCGCTGGCCACCATGGGCGTGATCGTGGCCATCACCCTGGTCCTCGGCATCCGCATCCTGCGCTGGCGGAACAGCATCAAGCCCAACAGCACCGCAAAGAAGACAGCACTTGATCCGCTGCTCGCCGCCCGCACGCTCATCCTGGCCCAGGCCTGTGCCTACGCCGGAACGGTGCTGCTCGGCTGGCACGTGGGGATCTTCCTGGACCAGCTGCGGATCTGGAGTTTCCGCAGCCACCAGGACATCGCCTGGCTGGCGCTCGGCATGGCCGGCGGCGGCCTGGTGATGATCATCGTTGGCCTGGTGGTGGAGCGGTTCTGCAAGATTCCGCCGGAGGACGGCGACACGAAGGGCGTGGACGGCAAGCCGGGCCGCGCACCACGGGGAGAAGCCGCGGGGGAAGGCGAATATGCGTACCGAGGCGATTGACCCGCCCGGCATTGACTGGCACCGGGTGTCACCGAAGTTCGTGACCGTTCGGCTGGTGCAGTGGGCACTCGGCAACCTTGCCGCCGTCGTAATCCTCAGCCTTCCGCTCGTGTTTGTCCTGCTCGGGTGGTGGCGGTGGCCGCCGCTGTGGCTGGCCATCACCGTTCCCGCCGTGACGCTGGTGGTGGCCCTCTGGCGGCTGGTGCTGATCCCGCGCCAGGTCAGGGCCATCGGCTACGCCGAGCGCGACGACGACCTCCTGGTCCGCAGCGGCATCTTCTTCCAGCGGACCATGGCCGTGCCCTACGGCCGGATGCAGTACGTGGACGTCGCCGTAGGCCCCGTTGAGCGCAGCCTCGGCCTCTGCACGGTCAAGCTGCACACCGCATCGCCCGGCACCAACGCGCACATCCCCGGGCTGCCGGAGGCAGAGGGGGCGCGGCTCCGTGAGCAGCTCGCGGCCCGCGGCGAGGCCAGGCTGGCAGGACTGTGACCGCTGATGGGCGGTTCCCCCGTCACGGGGTGCAGGAAGACGGTGCTGCATCCGCTGACCCAGCGGCTGCCAGCTCACAGCCCGCAGGCCCAGTGCCCGCCAGCTCAGTTTCAGACGGCTCGGTGCCCGCAGGCTCAGTGCCCACCCCATCAACTGTTGCTGCTGCTGGTGCGGGTCCCGGGGTCGCAACGCCCGACGACGGCTGGTTGCGTGTCCACCCGGCGTCACCCTTTGTACGCGGCTGGGTGGCGCTGGCCGCCATCGGCTTCTTCTTCGGCCGCGACATCTTTGAACGGATCCTGCAGGGCAGGCCCATGTTCGAGGACGGATTCACCGGCCGGGTGCCCTGGCTGGTGGCCGGCGGCGGCGCCGTCCTGCTGGTGGCGGTCCTCAGCTTTGTCCTCACCTGGTATTTCACCAAGTACCAGGTGTCCGGCGGTTACGTCCGCGTCAACACAGGCTTCCTGTTCCGGCAGCAGCGCCAGGCCCGGCTGGACCGGGTGCAGGCCATCGATATTGTGCAGCCGCTGCTGGCCCGCATCTTCGGGCTGGCCGAACTCAAGTTCGAGGTGGCCGACGCCGGCGAATCGGCAGTGCGGCTGGCTTACCTGAAGATCGATGACGCCCAGCAGCTGCGGGCCACCATCCTGGCCCGTGCCGCCGGCATCGACGAAGATGCCGACAACCCTGGCGCCCCCGCACCTGAGGCGCCGGAGTATCCGGTACTGTCCGTGCCGCCGTCGCGCCTTGTCGGTTCCCTGCTCCTGAGCGAGCAGAGCCTGTTCGTGGTGGTGGGCGGTGTGGCATCGGTGGTGCTCTCGGCCGTTACGGACAACCGGGCGTTCTACTTCTACCTGATTCCCGCGGCGCTTGGCCTCGCGGCGAGCTACTGGAACCTGTTCAACAAGGGATACAACTTCACGGCCGCCATCTCGCCGGACGGCATCCGGCTCCGGTACGGGCTCCTGGACACTCAGGCCCAGACGCTGCCGCCGGGGCGGATCCAGGCCCTGAAGATCAGCCAGCCTCCGCTGTGGCGGCCGTTCGGCTGGTACCGAATGCAGGTCAATGTGGCCGGTTATGGACTGGTGGAGAATGCGGGGGAAGCGTCATCCCGGACCACCCTCCTGCCAGTCGGCAAGCTCGAGGATGCGATGAACATGCTCGCTTTGGTGCTGCCAGACCCCGGCACGTCCCGACCCGTCGAGGTTTTCGGCGCGGGCCTCACCGGGCTGGATTCCGGCGGCGGCTTCGTCACCACGCCGCGCCGCGCCCGGCTGCTGGCCCCGCTGGGGTGGCGCCGCAATGGCTTTGCTGCCACGGATACTGCATTGCTCATCCGTTCAGGGCGTTGGTGGCGGAACCTGGTGCTCGTGCCGCACCAGCGGACCCAGTCCATGGCGCTGCATCAGGGCCCGCTTGCCCGGCGGTTCCGGGTGGCCGACCTGGTCCTGCACACCACCGCCGGTCCGGTGGTTCCGCGCCTGACGCAGGCCGGGCTGGACGAGGCGCGCGCGCTTTTCGATGAGCAGTCGGCCCGTGCCCGGCTGGCCCGGAAACGGCAGACCACCGAACAGTGGCTCCGCCAGGTTGCACCTTCGGGTGCTGACCCTCAGTCGCCGGCGGCTGAAACCGGGCCGTTCGGAAATGAAGCCCACCAGCAACAGGAAGGCCCCCACCATGGCTAAGCCCGGACGCCTCGGCGTCGGAATCATTGGAGCGGGCAAGGTGGGCGCCGTCCTGGGTGCTGCCCTGCGCGCCGCCGAGCACGCCGTCGTGGGTGTTTCCGCGGTGTCCGAGGCCAGCCGTGAACGGGCCGAAACCCTGCTGCCCGGCGTTCCCGTCCTGGAAGTGCAGGACATCGTGGAGCGCGCCGAACTGGTGCTCCTCGCCGTGCCTGACGATGCCCTCCCCGGCATGGTGGACGGGCTGGCGAAGCTCGGCGCCTGGCAGCCGGGACAGCTGGTGGCCCACACGTCCGGCCGGTTTGGGGTAGGCGTGCTGCATCCCGTGCGCGCTGCCGGCGCCGTTCCGCTGGCGCTGCATCCGGCCATGACCTTCACCGGAATGAGCCTGGACCTGACGCGCCTGCTCGACTGCACGTTCGGCGTCACGGCCGATGCCGCCATGCTTCCCATTGCGCAGGCGCTGGTGGTGGAGATGGGGGCCGAACCGGTAGCCATCGCAGAGGCTGACCGGACGCTCTATCACGCTGCCTTGGCGCACGGGTCCAACCACCTGGTCACCCTGGTGGCCCAGGCTTCCCAGTTGTTGCGTGAGGTGGGGGTGGAGCAGCCCGAACGCATGCTCGGCCCCCTGTTGCGGGCAACCCTCGAAAACGCGCTGGCGTCCGGAGAGTCGGCACTGACCGGGCCGGTTGCCCGCGGCGATGTGGGCACGGTGGAGGCGCACGCGCAGGCCCTGCGGGAGTACGACGGCGGCGGGCATGGCGATGTCCTCGCGGCGTACCTTGCCATGGCACGCGCCACCGCCCGGCGGGCCGAGGCGCGCGGGTTGCTGAAGGGCGACCAGCTTGAAGGGCTGAACCAGGCCCTCGGATCCAAGGAGGACTGACCATGGCCATCAAACTTGTCACCACCGTGGCCGGGCTGCATGCCGAGAGTGCGCGGCTCCTGGCGGAGAAACAGGGTGCATCGCAGGGGTTGGTCCCCACCATGGGCGCCCTCCATGAGGGACATGCTGCCTTGGCGAGGACCGCCGTCGAACAGAACGACGTGGTGGTTGCCAGCATCTTCGTGAACCCTCTGCAGTTCGGCGATGCCGTGGACCTTGACCGGTACCCGAGGACCCTGGACGCCGACCTTGCACTGCTCGATGCCCAGGGTGTCGGTATCGCGTTCGCCCCTTCTGTCGAAGAGGTTTACCCGGGTGGCGAGCCGCTGGTGCGGGTCACGTCGGGACGACTGGGGGAGAAGTGGGAGGGCACATCCCGCCCGGGCCACTTCGACGGTGCGCTAACTGTTGTGGCCAAGCTGCTGCACTATGGCATCCCGGCGGCCGGCCGTGCCGGAGGGGCGGGGCTGCCCGCCTACCGTGCCTATTTTGGCCAGAAAGACGCCCAGCAGCTGGCGCTGGTGCGGCGGATGGTGGCCGACCTCAACTTCCCGGTCGACATTGTGGGCGTCCCCACCGTCCGTTCAGCCGAGGGCCTGGCACTGTCCAGCCGCAACCGTTTCCTGTCCGACGACGAACGTGGTGCAGCACTGGTCCTTTCCCGTGCCCTACGGCTGCTGGAGGAGCGTGCCACCGCCCATGAGCCGCTGGACCTCGACTCTGCCCTGGCGATGGTGGAGTCGCAGCCGCTGGTGAAGCTGGACTACTTCGACGTCGTCGACCCGGCCACGTTGGAGCCTTTGGCTGAAAACTGCCGCGAGACCCCTTTCCGGGGCGAGGCCCTGGCGCTCATTGCCGCGAAGGTGGGTCCTGTGCGTCTGATCGACAACGCACCCCTGAG
It encodes the following:
- the folE gene encoding GTP cyclohydrolase I FolE, which translates into the protein MTSFDDDAVSASAAYPAEDGSTHSPHHKVDRPRIEAAVREILLAIGEDPDRGGLIDTPKRVAKAYAEVFAGLHHDPADVLSTTFELDHEELVLVKDIPFYSTCEHHLVPFHGVAHVGYIPSHDGKVTGLSKLARLVDIYARRPQVQERLTTEIVEALVLHLKPRGAIVVVECEHMCMSMRGIRKPGAKTVTSAVRGQLHDPATRAEAMSLILGR
- the folP gene encoding dihydropteroate synthase: MDSLAAAPGTGPATSPLPILRKPRPAARFEDLPTDRTLVMGILNVTPDSFSDGGKHATADTAIAAGLRMFYAGADIIDVGGESTRPGAEDVSPDEEQKRVLPVIEALVKAGALVSIDTTHAATAAAALKAGAAIINDVSGLTIEPEMAELVASSKAPYILTHRRGDARTMNSLAEYTDVAAEVVAELAGVRDKLYAAGVSAEQIIVDPGLGFAKNDAQNWELLQNLEQLEALGHRVLVAASRKRFLGTLLTVAGKSAAPEERDGATAAITAISAARGAWAVRVHDVGSSLDAVKVAARMAAVPKAP
- the folB gene encoding dihydroneopterin aldolase encodes the protein MDRITLTGVTAVGHHGVFDFERREGQPFVVDAVLYLDFAAAAASDDVSDTAHYGEVAQRITEWISGEPLNLIEALAVRIADGLLSEFGLQAVDITVHKPQAPIEVPFGDVAVSVHRRRPSVASGRPVEPASEGTP
- the folK gene encoding 2-amino-4-hydroxy-6-hydroxymethyldihydropteridine diphosphokinase; protein product: MNAVYTKAVLALGSNLGERNDTLSSAVADLVDPPEVRLLAVSPIIQTKAVGGPPGQPDFLNMVLTVETSLTPHELLEHCQAVENKHHRVREVRWGPRTLDVDIITYGDVRSDDPVLTLPHPRAASRAFVLYPWSLIDPAATLEGERISALAARAEDYGDLAPFDGFGDFDGMPTAGAVTDR
- a CDS encoding DUF3180 domain-containing protein produces the protein MKPINPLRLLLVGVILTVAGWAGTVITSRYGMATPVLPATALATMGVIVAITLVLGIRILRWRNSIKPNSTAKKTALDPLLAARTLILAQACAYAGTVLLGWHVGIFLDQLRIWSFRSHQDIAWLALGMAGGGLVMIIVGLVVERFCKIPPEDGDTKGVDGKPGRAPRGEAAGEGEYAYRGD
- a CDS encoding PH domain-containing protein translates to MRTEAIDPPGIDWHRVSPKFVTVRLVQWALGNLAAVVILSLPLVFVLLGWWRWPPLWLAITVPAVTLVVALWRLVLIPRQVRAIGYAERDDDLLVRSGIFFQRTMAVPYGRMQYVDVAVGPVERSLGLCTVKLHTASPGTNAHIPGLPEAEGARLREQLAARGEARLAGL
- a CDS encoding PH domain-containing protein; this encodes MPTPSTVAAAGAGPGVATPDDGWLRVHPASPFVRGWVALAAIGFFFGRDIFERILQGRPMFEDGFTGRVPWLVAGGGAVLLVAVLSFVLTWYFTKYQVSGGYVRVNTGFLFRQQRQARLDRVQAIDIVQPLLARIFGLAELKFEVADAGESAVRLAYLKIDDAQQLRATILARAAGIDEDADNPGAPAPEAPEYPVLSVPPSRLVGSLLLSEQSLFVVVGGVASVVLSAVTDNRAFYFYLIPAALGLAASYWNLFNKGYNFTAAISPDGIRLRYGLLDTQAQTLPPGRIQALKISQPPLWRPFGWYRMQVNVAGYGLVENAGEASSRTTLLPVGKLEDAMNMLALVLPDPGTSRPVEVFGAGLTGLDSGGGFVTTPRRARLLAPLGWRRNGFAATDTALLIRSGRWWRNLVLVPHQRTQSMALHQGPLARRFRVADLVLHTTAGPVVPRLTQAGLDEARALFDEQSARARLARKRQTTEQWLRQVAPSGADPQSPAAETGPFGNEAHQQQEGPHHG
- a CDS encoding Rossmann-like and DUF2520 domain-containing protein — translated: MAKPGRLGVGIIGAGKVGAVLGAALRAAEHAVVGVSAVSEASRERAETLLPGVPVLEVQDIVERAELVLLAVPDDALPGMVDGLAKLGAWQPGQLVAHTSGRFGVGVLHPVRAAGAVPLALHPAMTFTGMSLDLTRLLDCTFGVTADAAMLPIAQALVVEMGAEPVAIAEADRTLYHAALAHGSNHLVTLVAQASQLLREVGVEQPERMLGPLLRATLENALASGESALTGPVARGDVGTVEAHAQALREYDGGGHGDVLAAYLAMARATARRAEARGLLKGDQLEGLNQALGSKED
- the panC gene encoding pantoate--beta-alanine ligase encodes the protein MAIKLVTTVAGLHAESARLLAEKQGASQGLVPTMGALHEGHAALARTAVEQNDVVVASIFVNPLQFGDAVDLDRYPRTLDADLALLDAQGVGIAFAPSVEEVYPGGEPLVRVTSGRLGEKWEGTSRPGHFDGALTVVAKLLHYGIPAAGRAGGAGLPAYRAYFGQKDAQQLALVRRMVADLNFPVDIVGVPTVRSAEGLALSSRNRFLSDDERGAALVLSRALRLLEERATAHEPLDLDSALAMVESQPLVKLDYFDVVDPATLEPLAENCRETPFRGEALALIAAKVGPVRLIDNAPLSS